The following coding sequences are from one Verrucomicrobiota bacterium window:
- a CDS encoding NADH-quinone oxidoreductase subunit M, whose amino-acid sequence MTNLLSAIFLVPLLAAALVLFIPRPYRFLIRLVALAATLGSMALAFALFLKFDSAPAVDGFKFNVQHPWAPSLGISYHVGVDGLNLGLIVMGAIVAFAAACASHEIKSREKDYYVLLLLMSGGILGAFASLDLFFLYFFHELALVPTFIMIGVWGRGEERNYATFKMTLYLSLGALIALAGLIALYFESGAKTFDIVALTRHVQDNPRMLPAGAQGYIFPLLLFGFGILVSLWPFHTWAPLGYGAAPTATAMLHAGVLKKFGLYGLIRVALPLLPEGSQAWLHLLAWLCLGNIVYCGLVAARQRDLNLLIGNSSVAHMGFVFLGIASLNLIGITGAVVVMVAHGLLAALTFGLAGYLRQQTGTVDMDRLGGLMRPMPFIGSAFVMAALAGCGLPGFGNFAGEIMVLFGAWRPFGLVTVFAAWGALVIGAVYMLRAVRNILHGPLESHLPAVADASAWRKVPFVLLLAVLLALGIWPRLLVDKVQPAVEPIVKLANGPEFKRSAQAAGKQAELREAPRSQ is encoded by the coding sequence ATGACGAACCTGCTCTCCGCCATTTTCCTGGTCCCGCTGCTGGCCGCGGCGCTGGTGCTGTTCATTCCGCGCCCCTACCGGTTTCTCATCCGGCTCGTGGCGCTCGCGGCGACACTGGGCTCGATGGCGCTCGCCTTCGCGCTGTTCCTGAAATTCGACTCGGCCCCCGCCGTGGATGGATTCAAGTTCAACGTCCAGCATCCGTGGGCACCTTCGCTGGGCATCAGCTATCACGTGGGCGTGGACGGTCTGAACCTCGGGCTGATCGTGATGGGAGCGATTGTCGCCTTCGCGGCCGCCTGCGCATCGCACGAGATCAAGTCGCGCGAGAAGGACTACTACGTGCTGTTGCTGCTGATGAGCGGCGGCATCCTCGGCGCGTTCGCCTCGCTGGACCTGTTCTTCCTCTACTTCTTCCACGAACTGGCGCTCGTGCCGACGTTTATCATGATCGGCGTGTGGGGGCGCGGCGAGGAGCGCAACTACGCGACCTTCAAGATGACGCTTTACCTGAGCCTCGGCGCGCTCATCGCGCTGGCCGGGCTCATCGCGCTTTATTTTGAATCGGGCGCGAAGACGTTCGACATCGTCGCGCTCACCCGTCATGTGCAGGACAATCCGCGCATGCTTCCGGCTGGCGCGCAGGGCTACATCTTCCCGCTGCTGCTGTTCGGTTTCGGCATTCTCGTGTCGCTCTGGCCATTCCACACGTGGGCGCCGCTCGGCTACGGCGCGGCGCCGACGGCGACGGCGATGCTGCACGCGGGTGTGCTGAAGAAATTCGGGCTCTACGGGCTCATCCGCGTGGCATTGCCGCTCCTGCCCGAGGGCTCGCAAGCGTGGCTGCACCTGCTTGCGTGGTTGTGCCTCGGGAACATCGTGTATTGCGGACTCGTGGCGGCCCGGCAACGCGACCTGAACCTGCTCATCGGCAACTCAAGCGTGGCGCACATGGGCTTTGTGTTCCTCGGCATCGCGAGCCTCAACCTCATCGGCATCACCGGCGCGGTGGTCGTGATGGTCGCGCACGGACTGCTCGCGGCGTTGACGTTTGGACTCGCGGGCTACCTCCGCCAGCAGACAGGCACGGTGGACATGGACAGGCTCGGCGGGCTGATGCGGCCGATGCCGTTCATCGGCTCAGCCTTCGTCATGGCGGCGCTTGCGGGCTGCGGGCTTCCCGGTTTCGGCAACTTCGCCGGCGAAATCATGGTGCTGTTCGGCGCGTGGCGGCCGTTCGGACTCGTGACGGTGTTCGCTGCGTGGGGCGCGCTCGTGATCGGAGCGGTCTACATGCTTCGCGCGGTGCGGAACATCTTGCACGGACCGCTTGAATCCCACCTGCCGGCGGTGGCCGATGCGTCGGCGTGGCGCAAGGTTCCCTTTGTCCTCCTGCTGGCCGTGTTGCTCGCCCTCGGCATCTGGCCCCGGTTGCTTGTGGACAAAGTGCAGCCGGCGGTCGAGCCCATCGTGAAACTGGCCAACGGGCCGGAATTCAAACGGTCCGCGCAAGCGGCCGGCAAGCAGGCTGAATTGCGGGAAGCCCCACGTTCCCAATGA